In a genomic window of Sphingobacteriales bacterium:
- a CDS encoding SDR family oxidoreductase: protein MLKSSLFFYESFFARKNALVCGGSQGIGWASAVELANFGARITLFARDAARLEQAAAQLPRPFGQAHDFLTADFSEPQTVQQTAARYIQQYPDLSFQILINNSGGPKGGAITNAATEEFLAAYQQHILCSHLLAQTLLPAMKAAQYGRIINIISTSVKIPISGLGVSNTTRGAMASWAKTWANEVAAFGITVNNVLPGFTATARLHSLIEANAAKAGESTQQITKAMLSSVPAGRFGEAAEVAAAVAFLASRRQPISMASICPVDGGRTVVYRKKVKEKYFSPFQHFNQIGYLRKIAQAQ, encoded by the coding sequence ATTTTAAAAAGCTCCTTATTTTTTTATGAATCTTTCTTTGCAAGGAAAAATGCTTTGGTATGCGGCGGAAGTCAGGGTATTGGGTGGGCAAGTGCGGTAGAATTGGCAAATTTTGGCGCGCGTATTACGCTTTTTGCCCGCGATGCAGCGCGATTGGAGCAAGCAGCAGCGCAGTTGCCGCGACCTTTTGGGCAGGCGCACGATTTTTTGACAGCCGATTTCAGCGAGCCGCAAACGGTGCAGCAAACAGCAGCACGATATATACAACAGTATCCCGATTTATCTTTTCAGATACTTATCAACAATAGCGGCGGTCCGAAAGGCGGAGCTATCACCAATGCTGCCACCGAAGAATTTTTGGCGGCGTATCAACAGCATATTTTGTGTAGTCATTTATTGGCGCAAACGCTTTTGCCCGCTATGAAAGCGGCACAATATGGTCGTATTATTAATATTATTTCAACTTCTGTTAAAATTCCCATATCGGGATTGGGCGTTTCTAATACCACACGCGGAGCTATGGCGAGTTGGGCAAAAACTTGGGCAAATGAAGTAGCTGCCTTTGGAATAACGGTGAATAATGTGCTGCCAGGATTTACGGCAACGGCGCGGCTGCACAGCCTCATCGAAGCCAACGCCGCAAAAGCAGGTGAAAGCACACAACAAATTACAAAGGCAATGCTCTCAAGTGTGCCGGCGGGGCGTTTTGGCGAAGCAGCAGAGGTGGCGGCGGCGGTGGCGTTTTTGGCAAGTCGGCGGCAGCCTATATCAATGGCATCAATTTGCCCGGTTGATGGCGGGCGCACGGTTGTTTATAGAAAAAAAGTGAAGGAAAAATATTTTTCACCCTTCCAGCATTTCAACCAAATCGGCTACCTGCGAAAAATTGCGCAAGCCCAATGA
- a CDS encoding iron-sulfur cluster assembly accessory protein, with product MTNNISSDTQTLSGTECPVRLTEGAVKEIKFLIHDKEIPAHQGLRLGVKGGGCSGLSYVLGFDEKNELDEEYFIHNIRIFINRAHLLYISGMEVDFLHGLNNRGFIFNNPNATSSCGCGSSFSA from the coding sequence ATGACAAATAATATATCTTCCGATACTCAAACACTCAGTGGCACGGAATGTCCCGTTCGCCTCACAGAAGGAGCAGTAAAAGAAATCAAATTTTTGATACACGATAAAGAAATTCCCGCCCATCAGGGCTTGCGCCTCGGCGTAAAAGGCGGCGGCTGTTCGGGGCTTTCTTATGTGCTGGGTTTTGATGAAAAAAATGAATTAGACGAGGAATATTTCATACACAACATTCGCATTTTCATCAACCGTGCTCACCTTTTGTACATCAGTGGCATGGAAGTAGATTTTCTGCACGGTCTTAACAATCGCGGATTTATTTTTAACAATCCCAATGCCACTTCTTCGTGCGGCTGCGGCTCTTCTTTCTCTGCATAA
- a CDS encoding prohibitin family protein — protein MALLIIGIIFLIMSFVFMFQANAQLQSVAKTLRLVSIAAIIVGALSSMVIQIDAGMVGVKNLFGKVNDKVLESGLHLINPLTKIHELDARTQNYTMSGVHDEGDQSGDDAIRVLSSDGLEVTIDLTVLYRIIPTEAPKIIREIGREYQSVIVRPITRTKIRDNAVYYNAVDLYSTKREEFQNRIFKDISAEFKARGLELEELLVRNINLPESVKLTIESKINAEQEAQKMAFVLQKERQEAERKRVEAQGITDYQKILNSSLSDQMLRYETIKAYRELATSNNAKVVIMGDNKTPLILDGK, from the coding sequence ATGGCACTTCTTATTATAGGCATTATATTTTTGATAATGTCTTTTGTTTTTATGTTTCAGGCAAATGCGCAATTGCAATCTGTCGCAAAAACATTGCGTTTGGTGAGCATAGCCGCTATCATAGTTGGCGCACTGTCATCTATGGTCATACAAATAGATGCAGGAATGGTAGGCGTAAAAAATTTATTTGGCAAAGTAAATGATAAAGTGCTGGAAAGCGGCTTGCACCTGATTAATCCGCTTACAAAAATCCACGAATTAGATGCCCGCACCCAAAACTACACCATGTCGGGCGTGCACGACGAGGGCGACCAATCGGGCGATGATGCCATTCGGGTATTGTCGTCAGATGGTTTGGAGGTTACGATAGACTTAACAGTGCTGTATCGTATTATTCCCACAGAAGCACCCAAAATTATCCGCGAAATCGGCAGAGAATATCAATCAGTCATTGTGCGCCCCATCACCCGCACCAAAATCCGCGACAATGCCGTTTATTATAATGCCGTAGATTTGTACTCCACCAAACGCGAAGAATTTCAGAATCGGATATTCAAAGATATTTCGGCGGAATTTAAAGCACGTGGCTTGGAATTGGAGGAGCTACTGGTGCGCAACATCAACTTACCCGAATCCGTAAAGCTCACCATTGAATCCAAAATAAATGCGGAGCAGGAAGCGCAAAAAATGGCATTTGTGTTGCAAAAAGAAAGGCAGGAAGCCGAGCGCAAACGTGTAGAAGCGCAAGGTATTACCGATTATCAAAAAATATTGAACAGCAGCCTGAGCGACCAGATGCTGCGCTACGAAACCATCAAAGCCTACCGCGAACTCGCCACTTCCAACAACGCCAAAGTAGTGATTATGGGCGATAACAAAACCCCGCTGATATTAGACGGCAAGTAA